A single window of Rubripirellula lacrimiformis DNA harbors:
- a CDS encoding PSD1 and planctomycete cytochrome C domain-containing protein, with protein sequence MTKCSRRSASNTFTRAGLSAADRRCSATRLPQFGISRFGITTIGQSWFAVAAAVVFALPLGIPATATADEPSETGRSETDQVEPVAKVDFARQVQPILAKRCYACHGPDEAEGGLKFVDKESAYAETDSGEFAIVPGDVDASALITRIMSDDQYERMPPEGDPVTPEEIEILKAWIAAGAPWSDHWAFEPMDNPKPPVVSDPNWNQHPVDAFIYDDLAAAGLSPNSPAKRSELIRRAYYDLTGLPPTIQQVKAFVDDQDPLAFEKIIDQLLDSDQYGVRWGRHWLDLVRYAETNSFERDSVKTNAWKYRDYVIDAFNNDKPYDQFVHEQLAGDELDKVTTESLIATGYYRLGIWDDEPADPLQARFDEIDDIITTTGQAFLGLTINCARCHDHKIDPIPQADYYSMVAFLADVTSFATRGDGATNNQIDVTPPDVAAQHQQCDADQKRVESAMHAIEQAGIAKMSAPDQRATEGKPKARQRVLNARLEENLDAQQWETYQGLVIEAKAIRKRRGALPRRETVMGLAKCEAKPEQTFVLFRGNPHSPADPVQPDFPKIFGEQPPSFPEPGPDATSAGRRRVLAQWMTQPENRLTARVMANRLWQFHFGRGIVRSSNNFGQLGTPPTHPLLLDWLAQRLIEGDWKLKSMHRLIMSSRAYQMSSSSNAQGESVDPDNQLFWRFDPRRLSAEEVRDSILAVNGTLNRQVGGPSFYPQMSAEVLAGQSRPGDGWGQSTQDQRNRRSAYIHVKRSLLSPLLTAFDFPDPDLTCEERFATLQPGQALSLLNSDFVHQQATALAVSVGSDQLTEPSDNPRIVRRTIRSVLQREASEDEVRAGDQLIQDLQNEFKLPRGRAVQMFCLSVLNWNEFMFVD encoded by the coding sequence ATGACGAAGTGTTCGCGACGATCTGCTAGCAACACGTTCACGCGTGCTGGCCTGTCGGCAGCCGATCGTCGCTGTTCGGCGACCCGCTTGCCCCAGTTCGGAATATCTAGGTTCGGAATCACGACGATCGGCCAGTCCTGGTTCGCAGTCGCCGCGGCGGTGGTGTTCGCGTTGCCGCTGGGAATCCCTGCGACCGCGACGGCCGATGAACCGTCCGAAACCGGCCGCTCGGAAACGGATCAAGTTGAACCCGTCGCCAAGGTCGATTTTGCACGTCAGGTGCAGCCCATTCTTGCTAAGCGGTGCTATGCCTGTCACGGCCCGGACGAAGCCGAAGGCGGACTGAAGTTTGTCGATAAAGAGTCCGCGTACGCCGAGACGGATTCGGGCGAATTCGCGATCGTGCCAGGCGATGTGGATGCCAGCGCATTGATCACGCGGATCATGTCCGACGACCAGTATGAACGGATGCCGCCCGAAGGTGACCCGGTCACGCCCGAAGAAATCGAAATCCTGAAGGCCTGGATCGCCGCCGGAGCGCCATGGAGCGACCACTGGGCCTTTGAACCGATGGACAACCCCAAGCCACCGGTGGTCAGTGATCCAAATTGGAACCAGCATCCCGTGGATGCGTTTATCTATGACGATTTGGCCGCCGCGGGGCTGTCCCCCAATTCACCAGCGAAACGAAGCGAACTGATTCGTCGCGCCTACTACGACCTGACCGGCTTGCCACCGACGATTCAACAGGTCAAGGCGTTTGTCGATGATCAGGACCCATTGGCTTTCGAAAAGATCATCGACCAGTTGTTGGATTCCGATCAGTACGGCGTTCGTTGGGGACGGCATTGGTTGGACTTGGTTCGCTATGCCGAAACAAATTCGTTCGAACGTGATAGCGTCAAAACCAATGCGTGGAAGTATCGCGATTACGTTATCGATGCATTCAACAACGACAAACCCTATGACCAGTTCGTTCATGAACAACTAGCCGGTGATGAACTGGACAAGGTCACGACCGAATCGTTGATCGCAACCGGATACTATCGGTTGGGGATCTGGGACGATGAACCGGCCGACCCGCTGCAGGCTCGTTTCGACGAGATCGACGACATCATCACGACGACCGGCCAGGCGTTTTTGGGTCTGACAATCAACTGTGCTCGCTGCCACGACCACAAGATTGATCCGATCCCACAAGCGGATTATTACAGCATGGTCGCCTTCCTAGCCGACGTGACGTCCTTCGCGACTCGCGGCGACGGCGCCACCAACAACCAGATCGACGTGACGCCACCCGATGTCGCGGCCCAACATCAACAGTGTGATGCCGACCAAAAACGTGTCGAATCGGCAATGCACGCGATCGAACAGGCGGGCATCGCGAAGATGTCGGCGCCCGATCAACGGGCCACCGAAGGCAAACCCAAGGCTCGCCAACGGGTTCTGAATGCCCGGCTAGAAGAAAACCTGGACGCCCAACAGTGGGAAACCTACCAAGGGTTGGTGATCGAGGCCAAAGCCATCCGGAAACGACGCGGTGCTTTGCCCCGACGGGAAACCGTGATGGGACTAGCCAAATGCGAGGCCAAGCCAGAGCAAACCTTCGTGCTGTTCCGTGGCAATCCGCATTCACCGGCGGATCCGGTTCAGCCGGACTTTCCCAAGATCTTTGGCGAACAACCACCTAGCTTTCCTGAACCGGGGCCCGATGCCACATCGGCCGGACGTCGACGTGTGTTGGCCCAGTGGATGACCCAGCCCGAGAATCGCTTGACCGCGCGGGTGATGGCGAACCGATTGTGGCAGTTCCACTTTGGTCGCGGCATCGTTCGCAGCAGCAACAATTTTGGGCAACTGGGAACCCCACCCACCCATCCGTTGTTGTTGGATTGGTTGGCCCAGCGTCTGATCGAAGGCGATTGGAAACTGAAATCGATGCACCGGCTGATCATGTCCAGCCGCGCCTACCAGATGTCGTCGTCCAGCAACGCGCAAGGCGAATCGGTCGACCCCGACAATCAACTGTTTTGGCGATTCGATCCACGTCGTCTGAGCGCCGAGGAGGTTCGCGATTCGATCCTGGCGGTCAACGGGACGTTGAATCGGCAGGTCGGCGGTCCCAGTTTCTATCCCCAAATGTCGGCCGAAGTACTTGCGGGCCAATCGCGTCCGGGGGACGGTTGGGGACAGTCGACTCAAGATCAACGCAACCGCCGCAGCGCCTACATTCACGTCAAGCGATCGTTGTTGTCGCCGCTGTTGACCGCGTTCGATTTTCCCGATCCCGACCTGACTTGCGAAGAACGGTTTGCGACGCTGCAGCCCGGCCAAGCGTTGTCGTTGTTGAACAGCGATTTTGTGCACCAGCAGGCCACGGCTTTGGCCGTTTCGGTGGGCAGCGATCAATTGACCGAACCGTCGGACAACCCTCGGATTGTGCGACGCACCATTCGGTCGGTGCTGCAGCGGGAAGCCAGCGAGGACGAAGTTCGCGCCGGTGACCAATTGATCCAAGATCTGCAGAACGAATTCAAATTGCCTCGCGGCCGCGCGGTACAGATGTTCTGTTTGTCGGTTCTGAACTGGAACGAATTCATGTTTGTTGATTAA
- a CDS encoding XylR family transcriptional regulator — protein MKETIRGKSTGLPREGDRPNVLLIVETAMSFGRGVLEGISRYMVEAPSWSVQLDLRELLVSPPAWLRRWDGDGIITRSTTPEMADIILKWGIPTVNLTDIYGDQGIPAIWNDHAAIGRMAAEHLIERGLTNFAFCGFSDHHWSTERRIGFSAAVGERGHQAHCHASDWSQARRSGWEKQQAKIVEWLQSLPKPIGIMACNDFRGQHVLEACRSARLSIPDQVAVIGVDNDQVICDFCQPQLSSVVPAAERIGYEAAALLDRLMHGEKPARTIRLVQPLGVASRHSTDVMAIEDKEVVMALKIIRERACLGLTVQEILREVPIARSSLERRFRRSIGRSPQAEIRDVQMKRARQLLCDTDLSLAQISSLTGFKHSEYFSVVFKREIGQTPGQFRSSVG, from the coding sequence ATGAAAGAAACGATTCGCGGTAAATCGACCGGTCTTCCACGCGAAGGCGATCGCCCGAATGTGTTGCTGATCGTTGAGACAGCGATGTCGTTCGGTCGCGGTGTGTTGGAAGGGATCAGCCGTTACATGGTCGAAGCGCCATCATGGTCGGTACAGCTGGACCTGCGAGAGCTGTTGGTTTCACCGCCGGCATGGCTACGACGCTGGGACGGCGACGGGATCATCACACGATCGACGACGCCGGAGATGGCGGACATCATTTTGAAGTGGGGCATTCCCACCGTCAATTTGACCGACATCTATGGCGATCAAGGAATTCCGGCGATCTGGAACGACCATGCAGCGATCGGACGGATGGCAGCGGAGCACTTGATCGAACGCGGTTTGACGAACTTTGCGTTTTGCGGGTTCAGCGATCATCACTGGTCGACCGAGCGGCGGATCGGTTTTTCGGCAGCCGTCGGTGAACGCGGCCACCAGGCACATTGCCATGCATCGGATTGGTCCCAGGCGCGTCGCAGCGGCTGGGAAAAACAGCAAGCGAAGATTGTCGAATGGCTGCAAAGTTTGCCGAAACCGATCGGGATCATGGCCTGCAACGACTTTCGCGGCCAACATGTGCTGGAGGCCTGTCGATCGGCCCGACTTTCGATTCCCGATCAGGTGGCGGTCATCGGCGTCGATAACGACCAAGTCATTTGCGACTTCTGCCAACCGCAGCTTTCGAGCGTGGTGCCGGCTGCCGAACGCATTGGTTACGAAGCCGCCGCGTTGCTGGATCGTTTGATGCATGGCGAAAAACCGGCTCGCACGATCCGCCTGGTCCAACCACTGGGCGTTGCATCGCGGCACTCGACCGATGTGATGGCGATCGAAGACAAGGAAGTCGTGATGGCGTTGAAGATCATCCGCGAACGAGCCTGTTTGGGTTTGACCGTGCAAGAAATTCTGCGTGAAGTCCCGATTGCACGCAGTTCGCTGGAACGTCGATTTCGCCGCTCGATCGGCCGATCGCCGCAGGCCGAAATTCGCGACGTGCAGATGAAACGGGCGCGCCAACTGTTATGCGACACCGATCTATCGCTGGCACAAATCTCTTCGCTGACCGGATTCAAACACTCCGAGTACTTCAGCGTCGTCTTCAAACGAGAAATTGGGCAAACCCCGGGACAATTCCGATCATCAGTC